One Pseudomonas sp. MM213 genomic window, GAACTCCATCAGCGGGATATAAAAATGCCGCTCTTCTGCAGTTTCGTGTGCCTGGAGTTCTGACTTGAGCTGCTTGTAGGCTTCAACGCGCTCCGGGGTGTCGCCGCTGGTCTTGACCAATGCGACGGCGTAGGTGCGTTGGCGGTCATGGCTTTCGCGCAAGGCTTCGAAAATGTTCATTGGCAATCCTCATCGGCCGCGTTCTGGAATGACGCTGTAAAGGCTAGACATCTGCGCGCTGGCGACGGTTCCTCTGAATAACGAGGGATAGAACAATCGTCGCGACCCGGATACGCTCGTGCATCACTGCCATAAGGATGTAGCCGATGACACTCAGCATCGAACAGTCGCACAACCCGACACCGGAAGATCGCGAGGCGATCCTTGCACCGTTGCGAGCCTACAACGTCGCCCAAGCGGGGGACGGCAAAGCGCAACCGCTGGCCCTGCTGGTACGCGATGACCAGGGCGAAATTCTCGGCGGGCTGTACGGCCGGTTTTTCTATCAATGGTTGTTTATCGAATTGCTGTCGGTGCCGGAACAGGGCCGGGGACAAGGCATCGGTTCCAGGCTGATGCAGATGGCCGAAGACCTGGCGCGGGAGAAGGAATGCGTGGGGATCTGGCTGGACACCTTCGACTTTCAGGCGCCGGAGTTCTACAAGAAGCTTGGGTTCAGCGAGTTGGGGCAGATCGTTGACTACCCGCCGGGGCACAAGCGCTTCTTTTTCCAGAAGCGCCTGATCAATAAAGCCGAACTCTCCCTGTAGGAGCATGGCTTGCCAGCGAAGGCGTCCGTGAAATCGCCATCGCCGGCAAGCCGTGCTCCTACAAAGGTATTGCGGTGCTCAAAAGATCAGAGGCAGGTAGCCAGCGCCGCCAAACGGCGCTTGGCGACAAAGTCGTCATGCTGCGCGTAGTAACTCAACGCCGTCCCTGACGCATCGGTGGTCACGTCCACAAAG contains:
- a CDS encoding GNAT family N-acetyltransferase — translated: MTLSIEQSHNPTPEDREAILAPLRAYNVAQAGDGKAQPLALLVRDDQGEILGGLYGRFFYQWLFIELLSVPEQGRGQGIGSRLMQMAEDLAREKECVGIWLDTFDFQAPEFYKKLGFSELGQIVDYPPGHKRFFFQKRLINKAELSL